The candidate division KSB1 bacterium nucleotide sequence GCCGAACCAAGGGCTGCCCGCTGGAATCACCACGCTGTAGGTGAGCTCCTCATCGTGGAGGATGGCGCGCCCGCCCGTGGGACGGCGCACCAGGCCTATGCCGTCGGCCAAGCACCGTTCTACGTCGATCTCCTCCGCGCGCTGGTGATAGCCCAGCGAGATACACGGCGGAGCCCAGGCAAACACGCGCAAGGTGGGCGTCGTCACCCCTTGCGTGGCCTCCATGGCCATGGCTTCGTCCACGGCCATATTCCACGCGCCTGGGCCAGCACCGCTGTCAAGGAAACGCCACGTGCTGCTTGCCGGGCCGTCTGCGCAAGCGAGCATCATATGATCCCGCGCCTGCTCTCCTCGATGAAGCGCACGATGTGCTGGATCTCCTCCGTCTGCGGCAGCTCTTCGCGGATGCGTGCTAATGCCTGGCTCACGTTCAGCTTGGAGCGATACAGCAGGCGATAGGCCCGCTTGAGCAACAGCAACGTCTCTGGCGCAAACCCGCGCCGCCGCAGTCCCACCGAGTTCAGCCCGGCAAACTGCAGTGGCTCGGCCATGGCCAGCACGTACGGCGGCACGTCCTTCATCGCTTTGCAGCCTGCGCCGACAAAGGCGTGGCGGCCGATGCGCACGAACTGGTGCACGGCCAACAGCCCACCCAATGTGGCCCACTCCTCGATGGTCACGTGCCCGGCGAGATTGGCAGAATTGGCCATAATCACGTGGTCCCCCACCACGCAGTCGTGCGCCACGTGCGTGTACGCCATCAGCAGGCAATCGCTGCCCACCACGGTCTTCCAGTGCTCCTTGGTGCCCCGGTTGAGCGTGGC carries:
- the lpxA gene encoding acyl-ACP--UDP-N-acetylglucosamine O-acyltransferase — encoded protein: MTKSWYRTRSKRGEARLTDIHPTALVEPAAELGNGVSVGPFSVIEKNVIIGEGTSVASHVLIASGTRIGKECCVHHGAVLGTVPQDLKFGFEETTLEIGDRTVIREYATLNRGTKEHWKTVVGSDCLLMAYTHVAHDCVVGDHVIMANSANLAGHVTIEEWATLGGLLAVHQFVRIGRHAFVGAGCKAMKDVPPYVLAMAEPLQFAGLNSVGLRRRGFAPETLLLLKRAYRLLYRSKLNVSQALARIREELPQTEEIQHIVRFIEESRRGII